TAAATTTACCAATTCACTAACACGTAATCCACAGCCATATAGTGTTTCTAACATGGCTCTATTACGTTCGCCTTCTGGTTTGCTTAAATCTATGGCTTTTATAAGGCTATCAATTTCTTCTTCCGATAAGGTATCTGGAAGTTTTCTACCTATTTTAGGAGATTCTATAAGTTCCAACGGGTTGTCTGGTCTGTAATCTTCGAAAACTAAGTAATTAAAAAAACTACGTAAACCAGATATTAATCGCGACTGTGAACGCTCGTTAATATGTTTAGAGGTATTATAGATAAATTCTCTAATGGTTTCATCTGTAATTGAAATAGCATTTTCGCTAATATCTTTTTCCTCTAAAAAAGACATTAATTTTTCAACATCTAGTACATAGCTGTTAATTGAATTTTGTGATAACCCTCTTTCTATTTTTAGATAAAAGGTATAATCTTTTAAAGCTTGACTCCATTTCATTATGATAAAAGTAGAGAATTTTTTGGATTAAATAGAGATTGGATTGCTTATATTTTTGGAAGTATTTAATAAACAAATGAATAAGAAATAAGTGTGCATTTAAGGATGAAAAAAAACTGATTTTCGGCTTTTTTTATGTTAAAAAAAAGGTTTTTTCTGTAGATATTGATTACCAATGAGTTGTAGTCTAAACAATGTTAAAATTATCACAAAGTAGGATTAAGTGTTAATTTAACAGATAAACAGTGGTTAATTTGCGGAATATTTAAAATAAAACAATTTAATTATGAAAAAATTATTTTTTGCTGCAGCTATTGCAGTTTTCGGATTTACTACAGTAAATGCACAAGATGATACGACTGAATTTGGTTTTGGAGAAGGTAACGTTTTTGTTGAAGGAAGTTTAGGCTTCAGTAGTACTAATGATAAAAACTTTGATACAAAATCTAACGCTTTTAACATTACTCCAAAAGTAGGTTATTTTTTAAGTGATGATTTAGCTGTTGGTGTTCAATTAGATTTTGGTACAGCTAAAACTTCTGCATCAGGAACTGATACTTCTAAAAACTCTAATGTTGGAATTGGTGCTTTTGGACGTTATTACTTTTTGGATTTAGGAAAACGTTTTAAAACGTATACTGAGTTTGGTGTTGGATATAACACATTAGATGACAAAATTTCTGATGTTAAAGTGAATTCAATTGGAGCTGGTCTAGATTTAGGTCTTAACTACTTTGTAAAAGAAAACATTGCACTTACTTTCGGATTAGATAATGTTTTAGCATATTCTTCTACTAAAGTAGATGTGTCTGGAGCTAAAGCTACAAACAGTTTTGAGTTTGGAGTAGGTGAAGTAAACAACCCTTTTGGTGGAACGGCTAAATTTGGAGTATTATTTGTATTCTAAGTAATAGTTATAGAAAATAAAAAAAGGGAAGTCGTAAAGGCTTCCTTTTTTTATGCGTAAAAATTAAATATATTTACCATATGAAAAAACTAATGATCATTAACGGGCCAAATTTAAATTTGTTAGGTAAACGCGAACCAGAAATTTATGGTAGCTTAACTTTTGAAGCTTTTTTTAGTGAATTAAAAGAAAAGTATCCATCTGTAAGTTTAGAGTATTTTCAGTCTAACATAGAGGGAGAGATTATAGATAAGTTGCACGAAGTTGGTTTTAGTATAGATGGTATTATTTTAAATGCAGGAGCTTATACGCATACATCCATAGGTATTGGCGATGCTATAAAAGGTATTGAAACTCCAGTTGTAGAAGTACATATTTCTAATACATTTGGTCGCGAAGCTTTTCGTCATCAGTCTTACATTTCTCCAAATGCTAAAGGTGTAATATTAGGTTTTGGTATGGCAAGTTACGGATTGGCTATACAGAGCTTTTTGTAAAAATCTTTTAAGTTTAAATTATAAATAAATTGTGAAAGATTAACAAGCGTTAATGTTAGATTTGTGTAGTATTAAATTTACGATAATTTATATATGAAACAAAAATTACTCATTCTATTTTTAATCTGTCCTGTTTTTTTTATTTTAAATGCTCAAGAAAACGCCAAAGAAAAGGAAGGCGCATTTGTAATAAGTGATGATGTTAACATAAACAATAGCGTTTTACCGTTTTCAAACTACTTTTCGGAATATAAAATAAGTGATAATTGGAACATCCGTGCCGAGAATATTGAAACCAATTTTGGAGGTTTTAATACAAACTATAAGGTTAAGGAATTTCCAATACTTGCAAAATACAGTTTTACTCAAAAATTTAGTGTTATGTTTGGGCCAACAACACGTTTATTATTAAAAAATGGTGTTATTGAAGATGTATCTACATCAGGAACTTTAGGAGTGCAATACGATTTTACTGAATCGTTTTTAATGGAGGCTAGGCTAAATTATAATTTAACCGATGATGCGCATTTTAATTCAAACTTACCAACCACAAATTCTATATTTAAATTAAGCGGCAAATATAAATTCTAAAAAAAAAGTGCGATTCAAAATAATTTGAATCGCACTTTTAATATTTATAATATCTAATAGTATTAGATATGTATTACTTCATCATAAGCAGCTGCAACAGCTTCCATAACAGCCTCACTCATTGTTGGGTGTGGGTGAATGGTTTTTAAAACTTCGTGACCTGTAGTTTCTAATTTTCTACCTAAAACAGCTTCAGCAATCATATCAGTAACACCAGCACCAACCATATGGCATCCTAACCATTCGCCGTACTTAGCATCAAAAATTACTTTTACAAAACCTTCTTTGTTTCCACCAGCACTAGCTTTTCCAGAAGCAGAGAAAGGGAATTTACCAATCTTTACATCTAAACCTTGTTCTTTAGCTTGCTTTTCAGTGATACCAACAGATGCAATCTCAGGAGTACAGTAAGTACAACCAGGAATGTTTCCGTAGTCTAAAGCTTCAACATGTTGTCCAGCTAATTTTTCTACACAAAGTATACCTTCAGCAGAAGCAACGTGTGCTAATGCAGGCCCAGGAGTAATATCTCCAATAGCAAAATATCCAGGAATATTAGTTTGGTAAAAATCGTTAACAATTACTTTATCTCTATCAACAACAATTCCAACATCTTCTAATCCAATGTTTTCAATGTTTGTTTTAATACCAACAGCACTTAAAATAATATCAGCTTCAAGAACTTCTTCTCCTTTACTTGTTTTAACTGTAGCTTTTACACCGTCTCCAGATGTATCAACAGTAGTTACTTCAGCAGAAGTCATTACTTTAATACCAGATTTTTTGAAAGAACGCTCAACTAATTTAGATACGTCTTCATCTTCAACAGGTACAATGTTTGGTAAATATTCTACAATAGTTACATCAGTTCCCATAGAGTTGTAAAAGTATGCGAACTCAACACCAATAGCTCCAGAACCAACCACAATCATTTTCTTAGGTTGTTCCTTTAATGTCAAAGCTTGTCTATATCCTATAACCTTTTCACCATCTTGCGGTAAGTTTGGTAACTCACGAGAGCGAGCACCTGTAGCTATAATAATATTATCGGCGCTATATTCAGTACCATCAACATCTATTTTTTTACCTGGTTTAAGTTTTCCAAAACCATCAATTACGTCTACTTTATTTTTCTTTAGTAAAAACTGAACACCTTTACTCATACCGTCTGCAACGTTACGGCTACGTTTTACAACAGCATCAAAATCGCGTTCTGCATCTGTTACTTTTAAACCGTAATCTTCAGCATGTTTTAGATATTCAAAAACTTGAGCAGATTTTAATAAGGCTTTGGTTGGAATACAACCCCAGTTTAAACAAACCCCACCAAGATTTTCTTTTTCAACAATAGCAGTTTTAAAACCTAATTGTGATGCTCTAATAGCTGTTACATAACCACCAGGACCACTTCCAAGAACAATAATATCGTATTTACTCATTTGTTAATTTTTAGGTTACGAATTTACAAAATCGAAATGTAATAATGAATTAACAAAGCCTTAAATCGAAAAAAAAAGCACACTCCTGTTTCATTTGGTTTTCAATAAATTAGAAGCCCTAGTGATAAAGGGAATTTACCATTGTTTTACTACCTTTGCTTTGCAAGTTATTATTTATGAACATACCTAAAACAAGTTACCCACGAATTATTATAATTGGTGGCGGTTTTGCAGGAATTGCCTTAGCAAGAAAATTGTCAAAACAAGAAGTACAAGTGGTGCTCTTGGATAAACATAACTATCATACATTTCAACCGTTATTATACCAAGTATCTACCGGTGGACTAGAGCCAGACTCCATAGCATATCCAATTCGTAAAATTTTAAAAGATTTTCCAAACTTTCACTTTAGGCTTGCAGAAGTAAATGAAATTGATACCACTTGCAATACCATAAAAACCAATATTGGTGATTTAAAATTCGATTATTTAGTTGTGGCTTCGGGCTCTAAAACTAATTATTTTGGTAATACGGAAATCGAAAAGCACAGTATGGCCATGAAAACCATACCTCAATCTTTAAATTTAAGAAGTTTAATACTCGAGAATTTTGAAGAAGCTCTATTAACGACTGATTTACATGAGCGTATTGCCCTCATGAATTTTGTAATAGTAGGTGGTGGTCCAACAGGTGTGGAGCTTGCAGGTGCTTTAGCCGAAATTAAAAAAGGTATTCTTCCAAAAGATTATCCCGATTTAGATACCCGTTTAGCGCAGATTAATATTATACAATCTGGAGGTTGTTTATTAAAGGGGATGAGTGAAAATGCATCGGCAAAAGCTGAAGATTTTCTTGAGAAACTTGGCGTTCATGTTTGGAAAAACGTTCGTGTAACTAATTACGACGGTAAAACAGTAACTACAAACTCCGATTTAATCTTCGATACAGCTACCGTAGTTTGGGCAGCTGGAGTACAAGGTGCAACTATAAAAGGACTTGACGCTAAAGATTTTGTTACTCGCGGTAACCGTATTTTAGTAAACCAATGCAACCAAGTAAAAGGCTTCGAGC
The window above is part of the Algibacter sp. L3A6 genome. Proteins encoded here:
- the xerD gene encoding site-specific tyrosine recombinase XerD, which produces MKWSQALKDYTFYLKIERGLSQNSINSYVLDVEKLMSFLEEKDISENAISITDETIREFIYNTSKHINERSQSRLISGLRSFFNYLVFEDYRPDNPLELIESPKIGRKLPDTLSEEEIDSLIKAIDLSKPEGERNRAMLETLYGCGLRVSELVNLKLSDLFFEEGFIKVTGKGNKQRFVPIIDVTKKYINIYRKDIRNHMNIQAGFEDTLFLNRRGKQLTRAMIFTIIKQLAVKIDLNKSISPHTFRHSFATHLLQNNADLRSIQLMLGHESITTTEIYVHLDRNHLTKVVEQFHPRK
- a CDS encoding outer membrane beta-barrel protein, which encodes MKKLFFAAAIAVFGFTTVNAQDDTTEFGFGEGNVFVEGSLGFSSTNDKNFDTKSNAFNITPKVGYFLSDDLAVGVQLDFGTAKTSASGTDTSKNSNVGIGAFGRYYFLDLGKRFKTYTEFGVGYNTLDDKISDVKVNSIGAGLDLGLNYFVKENIALTFGLDNVLAYSSTKVDVSGAKATNSFEFGVGEVNNPFGGTAKFGVLFVF
- the aroQ gene encoding type II 3-dehydroquinate dehydratase, with amino-acid sequence MKKLMIINGPNLNLLGKREPEIYGSLTFEAFFSELKEKYPSVSLEYFQSNIEGEIIDKLHEVGFSIDGIILNAGAYTHTSIGIGDAIKGIETPVVEVHISNTFGREAFRHQSYISPNAKGVILGFGMASYGLAIQSFL
- the lpdA gene encoding dihydrolipoyl dehydrogenase, coding for MSKYDIIVLGSGPGGYVTAIRASQLGFKTAIVEKENLGGVCLNWGCIPTKALLKSAQVFEYLKHAEDYGLKVTDAERDFDAVVKRSRNVADGMSKGVQFLLKKNKVDVIDGFGKLKPGKKIDVDGTEYSADNIIIATGARSRELPNLPQDGEKVIGYRQALTLKEQPKKMIVVGSGAIGVEFAYFYNSMGTDVTIVEYLPNIVPVEDEDVSKLVERSFKKSGIKVMTSAEVTTVDTSGDGVKATVKTSKGEEVLEADIILSAVGIKTNIENIGLEDVGIVVDRDKVIVNDFYQTNIPGYFAIGDITPGPALAHVASAEGILCVEKLAGQHVEALDYGNIPGCTYCTPEIASVGITEKQAKEQGLDVKIGKFPFSASGKASAGGNKEGFVKVIFDAKYGEWLGCHMVGAGVTDMIAEAVLGRKLETTGHEVLKTIHPHPTMSEAVMEAVAAAYDEVIHI
- a CDS encoding NAD(P)/FAD-dependent oxidoreductase, encoding MNIPKTSYPRIIIIGGGFAGIALARKLSKQEVQVVLLDKHNYHTFQPLLYQVSTGGLEPDSIAYPIRKILKDFPNFHFRLAEVNEIDTTCNTIKTNIGDLKFDYLVVASGSKTNYFGNTEIEKHSMAMKTIPQSLNLRSLILENFEEALLTTDLHERIALMNFVIVGGGPTGVELAGALAEIKKGILPKDYPDLDTRLAQINIIQSGGCLLKGMSENASAKAEDFLEKLGVHVWKNVRVTNYDGKTVTTNSDLIFDTATVVWAAGVQGATIKGLDAKDFVTRGNRILVNQCNQVKGFEHIFAIGDIACMATDEFPNGLPMMAQPAIQQGKQLGGNILKLIEEKPMKPFEYKDKGAMATVGRNKAVVDLKNVRFQGVFAWYVWMFVHLFFLIGFRNRMVVFVNWVYNYIRFDREARLIIRPFKNKFKAE